The genomic DNA GCGTCGCGAAGCTGCGCCGGGAGCAGGAGCAGGCCGTCGCCGCCGAGGACTACGACCGGGCGGGCGAGCTGAAGCACGAGATCGCCGAGGCGGAGGGCGAACTCGCGGGCATCCAGGAACGCCGCGAGGGCGTCGTCTCCGTCACCGCCGACGACATCGCGGACGTGATCTCCCGCCGCACCGGCATCCCGGTCTCGCGGCTGACGGCCGGGGAGAAGGAACGCCTGCTCAGGCTGGAGGACGAGATGCACGCCCGGATCGTCGGCCAGGACCGGGCGGTCACCGCCGTCGCGCGGGCCGTGCGCCGCAACCGGGCCGGCATGGGCGACCCCGACCGGCCCGTGGGCTCCTTCCTCTTCCTCGGCCCGACCGGCGTCGGCAAGACCGAGCTGGCCAAGACCCTCGCCGAGCTGCTGTTCGGCGAGGAGAACCGCATGATCCGCTTCGACATGAGCGAGTTCCAGGAGAAGCACACGGTCGCCCGGCTCGTCGGCGCGCCCCCGGGATACGTCGGCTACGAGGAGGCCGGCCAGCTCACCGAGAAGGTCCGCAGGCAGCCCTACAGCGTGGTCCTGTTCGACGAGGTGGAGAAGGCCCACCCCGACGTCTTCAACACACTGCTGCAGATCCTCGACGACGGCCGCCTCACCGACGGACAGGGCCGCACCGTCGACTTCCGGCACTGCGTGGTCATCATGACGTCCAACATCGGCGCCCACCGCATCCTCGACCACAAGGGCGACGTGTCCGGCCTCAAGGACGAGCTCATGCAGGAGCTGCGGGGCCGGTTCCTGCCGGAGTTCCTCAACCGCATCGACGACATCATCGTCTTCCACGGCCTCACCGAGGCCGACCTCTCGCGGATCGTCGACCACCTGCTGGCCGGGAGCGAACGGCGGGTGCACGCCCAGGGCCTGACGCTCAAGGTCACCGAGGCGGCCAAGAAGCTGCTGATCGCGCACGGCCACCAGCCGGAGTTCGGCGCCCGACCGCTCAGGCGCACCATCCAGGCCGAACTCGACAACCGCGTCGCCGACCTGCTCCTCGGCGGCGAGGCCGACCCCGGGGACACCGTCGTCGCCGACGTGGTCGACGACTCCCTGCACTGCACGGTCGACAAGTCCGGCATCGCACGACCCGCGGAGGCGAGCGGCACATGAACACCGTCGAGGAGACCATCGAGATCGCCGTACCGGTGCGCACCGCGTACGACCAGTGGACCCAGTTCGAGTGCTTCCCGCGGTTCATGACCACCGTGCAGCGCGTCGAACAGATCAGGCCCGCTGTGACCCTGTGGGTCGTCGGACTCGGCCTCGCCCGCCGGGAGTTCGCGACCGAGATCGTGGACCAGGTGCCCGACTCGCACCTGACCTGGCGCAGTCTCGGGCAACGCCACGGCCACCGGGGCGAGGTGACCTTCCGGCCCACCGAGGCGGACCGCACCTCGGTGACCGTGCGGATGTCGGCCGAGCCGCGCGGACTCACGGGCGTACTCACCCTGGTCCCCGGTGCGGCGGGCCGCGTCGTGCGGCACGAACTCGCGCACTTCAAGGCGTACATCGAAGGGCACGGGGAGGCGAGCGGCGCCTGGCGGGGGACGATCCGCGGCGGCCAGGTGCGGCCGGGGGAGCCGGAACCGCCGCGCAGCCGGGTGGCGGTCTGGCCCGTGGGCTGACGGGCCCGTACCGAACACGGCGCAGGCCCGTACCGAACACGGCGCAGACCCGTGCCGGAACACAGCGAACGAGAGGCGATCCCCCGATGAAGAAGCCGCCCAGGGACGAACCCCGGGACGACCTGACCGTCACCCCGCCCAAGACCTGGGCCGCGGGCGTGCCCGCCGTGGTGCACGCACTGGAGTACTCCCTGGCGCAGACGTCCCCCAGGGAAACCGCGGTGGACCTGCTGACCATGAACCAGGTGGACGGGATCGACTGCCCGGGCTGCGCCTGGGCGGACCCCGCGCCCGGCCGCCGGCACCGCAACGAGTACTGCGAGAACGGCGCCAAGCACATCAACGACGAGGCGACCACCCGGCGGATCACCGCCGACTTCTTCCGCGAGCACTCCGTCTCCGACCTGGCCCAGCGCTCCGACCTGTGGCTGAACCAGCAGGGGCGGCTCACCGAGCCGATGGTGAAGCGGCCCGGCTCCGACCACTACGAGCCGATCAGCTGGCGCGACGCCCTCGACCTGCTCGCCGGGGAGCTGAAGGCGCTGGCCACCCCCGACGAGGCGGTCTTCTACACCTCGGGCCGGGTCGGCAACGAAGCCGCCTTCGTGCTGCAGCTCTTCGCCCGCGCCTACGGCACCAACAACCTGCCCGACTGCAGCAACATGTGCCACGAGTCGAGCGGCTTCGCCCTGCACGAGACCCTCGGCACCGGCAAGGGCACGGTCAGCCTCGACGACCTCCACCACGCCGACCTGATCTTCCTGGTGGGACAGAACCCCGGCTCCAACCACCCGCGGCAGCTGTCCGCGCTGGAGCAGGCCAAGCGCAACGGCGCCCGCATCGTCGCCGCCAACCCGCTCCCGGAGGCGGGGCTGCTGCGGTTCAGGAACCCGCAGAACGCACGCGGGGTCATCGGCCAGGGCGTCCGGATCGCCGACCGGTTCCTGCACATCCGCCCCGGCGGCGACCTCGCCCTGTTCCAGGCACTGAACCGGCTGCTCCTAGAGGCCGAGGACGCCCGGCCCGGCACGGTCCTGGACCACGCGTTCATCCGCGACAGCACCAGCGGCTTCGAGGAGTTCGCCGAGCACGCCCGGCAGGCCTCCTGGGACGACGTGGTCGCCACCACCGGTCTGACCCGTCACGAGATCGAGCGGGTCCGCGACGAGGTACTGCGCAGCAAGCGGGTCATCGTCTGCTGGGCGATGGGCATCACCCAGCACAAACACGGCGTGCCCACCATCCGGGAGATCGTCAACTTCCTGCTGCTGCGCGGCAACCTCGGCCGGGCCGGAGCCGGCGCCTGCCCCGTGCGCGGCCACAGCAACGTCCAGGGCGACCGCACCATGGGCATCTGGGAGCAGATGCCGGACTCCTTCCTGGACGCCCTGCGCGACGAGTTCGGCTTCGACCCGCCGCGCGCCCACGGCCTCGACTCGGTCGACTCGATCAAGGCGATGCGGGAGGGCCGGATCAAGGTCTTCCTCGGCGTCGCGGGCAACTTCGTCCGGGCCGCCCCCGACAGCTCGGTCACCGAGGAGGCCATGCGCCGCTGCCGCCTGACCGCCCACGTCTCCACCAAGCTCAACGGGTCCCACACCGTCTGCGGGCAGACCGCGCTGATCCTGCCCACCCTCGGCCGCACCGAACGCGACCAGCAGGCGGGCGGGGAGCAGTTCGTCACCGTGGAGAACTCCATGAGCGAGGTGCACACCTCCCGCGGACGGCTCAAGCCCGCCTCACCCCTGCTGCTCAGCGAGGTCGCCATCCTGTGCCGGCTCGCCCGCCGCACCCTCGGCACCGGCCCCGGGAACGTGACCTGGGAGGAGTTCGAGGCCGACTACGGCGCGATCCGCGACCGGATCTCCCGGGTCGTGCCGGGCCTGCACGACTTCAACCGGCGCGTGGCACGCCCCGGCGGCATCCGGCTGCCCAACCCCGTCAACGAGGGCGTCTACCGCACCGCCACCGGCAAGGCCATGTTCACCCGCAACACCTGGCGCACGCCCGACGTGCCCGAGGGCCACCTGCTGCTGCAGACCCTGCGCTCCCACGACCAGTGGAACACCATCCCCTACACCCTGAACGACCGCTACCGGGGCATCCACGGCAGCCGCCGGGTGGTCATGGTCAACCCGGACGACCTGAGCGCCCTGTCCCTGGCCGAGGGAGACCGCGTCGACGTCGTCGGGGTCTGGCACGACGACACCGAGCGGCGCGCCGAGGGCTTCGAGGTGGTCCCCTACCCCACCGCACGCGGATCCGCCGCCGCGTACTACCCGGAGACCCAGGTCCTGGTCCCGCTGGACAGCGTCGCCGACATCAGCAACCAGCCCACCTCGAAGGGCATCCTCGTCCGGCTGGAGCGCGTGACACCGTAGCCGCATCGTGAGACGGGCCCCGCCGCGGGAATGGCGGGAAGCGGGGCTCCGTTGACAGCTGTCGTGCCCGACTCTTCTCCACGGCCCACGGCCGGACGCATGCCGCTCGCCGTCTACATCCTCGGCCTGTCCGTCTTCGCCCTCGGCACCAGCGAGTTCATGCTCTCCGGACTGCTGCCGCCCATCGCCGACGACATGGACGTGTCGATCCCCCGAGCCGGGCTGCTCATATCGGCGTTCGCGATCGGCATGGTGGTCGGCGCGCCGCTGCTGGCCGTCGCGACCCTGCGCCTCCCGCGCAAGACCACGCTGGTCGCGCTGATCTCGGTGTTCGGCGTCGGCCAGGTCGCGGGCGCGCTCGCGACGAGCTACGAGGTCCTGTTCGTCTCGCGGGTCGTCAGCGCCCTCGCCTGCGCCGGCTTCTGGGCGGTGGGCGCGGCCGTGGCCATCGCGATGGTGCCGGTGACCGCGCGGGCCCGCGCGATGGCCGTGATGATCGGCGGACTGTCCATCGCCAACGTCCTCGGCGTCCCGGCGGGCGCCTTCCTCGGCGAGCACCTGGGCTGGCGGTCCGCGTTCTGGGCCGTGGGCGGCGCGTCCGCCGTCGCGCTCGTCGGCGTGGTGACCCTCATCCCCCG from Streptomyces sp. CB09001 includes the following:
- a CDS encoding SRPBCC family protein, encoding MNTVEETIEIAVPVRTAYDQWTQFECFPRFMTTVQRVEQIRPAVTLWVVGLGLARREFATEIVDQVPDSHLTWRSLGQRHGHRGEVTFRPTEADRTSVTVRMSAEPRGLTGVLTLVPGAAGRVVRHELAHFKAYIEGHGEASGAWRGTIRGGQVRPGEPEPPRSRVAVWPVG
- a CDS encoding FdhF/YdeP family oxidoreductase; amino-acid sequence: MKKPPRDEPRDDLTVTPPKTWAAGVPAVVHALEYSLAQTSPRETAVDLLTMNQVDGIDCPGCAWADPAPGRRHRNEYCENGAKHINDEATTRRITADFFREHSVSDLAQRSDLWLNQQGRLTEPMVKRPGSDHYEPISWRDALDLLAGELKALATPDEAVFYTSGRVGNEAAFVLQLFARAYGTNNLPDCSNMCHESSGFALHETLGTGKGTVSLDDLHHADLIFLVGQNPGSNHPRQLSALEQAKRNGARIVAANPLPEAGLLRFRNPQNARGVIGQGVRIADRFLHIRPGGDLALFQALNRLLLEAEDARPGTVLDHAFIRDSTSGFEEFAEHARQASWDDVVATTGLTRHEIERVRDEVLRSKRVIVCWAMGITQHKHGVPTIREIVNFLLLRGNLGRAGAGACPVRGHSNVQGDRTMGIWEQMPDSFLDALRDEFGFDPPRAHGLDSVDSIKAMREGRIKVFLGVAGNFVRAAPDSSVTEEAMRRCRLTAHVSTKLNGSHTVCGQTALILPTLGRTERDQQAGGEQFVTVENSMSEVHTSRGRLKPASPLLLSEVAILCRLARRTLGTGPGNVTWEEFEADYGAIRDRISRVVPGLHDFNRRVARPGGIRLPNPVNEGVYRTATGKAMFTRNTWRTPDVPEGHLLLQTLRSHDQWNTIPYTLNDRYRGIHGSRRVVMVNPDDLSALSLAEGDRVDVVGVWHDDTERRAEGFEVVPYPTARGSAAAYYPETQVLVPLDSVADISNQPTSKGILVRLERVTP